DNA from Roseimicrobium sp. ORNL1:
GGATCCACAGGGTGCCATCGCCATGCTCTTCGTGGGTGTGCTGTCGTTGCCCGTAATGATTCCTGTCTGGATCATCTCCCTGGTCGTGATGCGTCGGCAACCCTCTCAAGACTCGGTGCCACAAGACGGTGAGCGTTCGGCGTAGCCCTCGGCGACCGCTGCCACCTCTGCCGACCTCGATGGCCGCACACTTGGCCAGTGACGCGAGCACGGCGGCAGAGAGAGTCGTCAGGCATGGGGTCCGTCCGGGCCATTCAAAGATCCGATGAACTCCATCAGGGAATGCAATTGGCTGTTCCTCTGCCTTGGAGGCATTCTGGGGCGTAATCCTTCCCCAAGAAGACACCCCTCTTCCTTTCTCATCGCGCACCACCTGCAACCACCTTCACCTCACAGACATGGAACTCTACCAACTCCGCACCTTTCTCACGGTCGCTGAAGAAGGGCACCTCACCCGCGCGGCAGAGAAGCTTTTCACCAGCCAGCCGGCGGTTAGTGCGCAAATCCGCGCGCTGGAGGATGAGCTGGGGATGAAGCTCTTTGAGCGCAGCTCGCGTGGCATGCAGCTCACCCAGGCAGGCAAAACCCTGTGCGAGCAGGCACGACGCGTGGTAAATGCGGCACGCGACTTCAAGCACAGCGCCGACGGCCTGCGTGGTGCGGTGTCTGGCGAACTCGTGCTGGGGCTGAACAACCGCCCGGAAATCCTGCGCCTCATGGAGATTCTCCAGGAGCTGACGTTGCGCCACGCGGACCTCAGCTACGAACTGGTCAATGGCAGCAGCGGCGTGATCATCCAGGGACTGGAAGAAGGCAGCATCTCCATCGGTTTCTTCGAAGGGCAATGCGAGAGCCCGAAGATCACCTACCACGAGTTGGACACCATCGAGCTCTGTCTCGCCGCTCCTGCTGCCTGGGCGGAAGAATTGACCACACCCGATTGGAAGGCGCTGGAGTCGAAGCCCTGGATCTTCGTCTCGCCCATGTGCTCCTACTTCCGGACCATCCAGCACATCTGCCGCGAGCAGGGACTGCAAATCGCCCCGCGCTTCCGCGTGAATGAAGAGCTGACCGTGCTCAATCTGGTGGCGGAGGGACTGGGTGTCACCCTTCTGGCTCGCCGCCAGATCGAACTGCACCAGTTTGAGGGACGCGTGGTTCCCCTGCCCCATTTCCGCGCCGTGGTACCTCTTAGCCTGGGCTACCTTACCGAGCGCGCGAATGACCCGGCCATCATGGCTGTGCGCGACACGGTGCTGGATGTCTGGGGCAAGCCGAAGGAGAACAGCGATCCTGCACCTTACACGAGCGCAAAGACCGTGCCGTCGGCTTCACCATCCCGTCGCAGCACCAGCACGAGCACGACCAATTCTTCCAACCTCCGCCGACAATGATCATGAGAGCTTCTGTTTGGTCCGATGAGACAACGCTGGATCGTGAGACTGCGAGTCCAGCAAGCAAGAGTTCCCGCTCCACGAACCCCTCTACATCGTGGAAGCCCACACCCAAATCGCCCACCGTACAACTTGCGCGCGGCGGCACCTTTAGCAAGCCGTTGGAGAAAGGTGAACGTGTGTCCGTGACAGTTACCGCAGGTCATGCGTGGATCACCATGGAAGGTGATGCACAGGATCACGTGCTGACGGTTCATGAGAGACATGAGTTCGCCGGGCCGGGATTGCTGGTGATCGAGGGACTGGAACAGGGAGCAAGAATCCAACTTTAACCGGAGCGCCCTTGAGCCGTTGAGAGCCCGCTTTTGATCTGACCCTCCACCAGATCCGCTGCCGCAGCAATCCCATCCGTCTCGCGGATGCGCTGGGCGAACTCTTGAGTGCGTCGTTTCGCTTCGGTATTGGCCAGCATCTCCTGCACGGCAGCGCGCAGATGAGCGGCTTTCAGTGCGGCGATGGGAATCACCTTCGCCACGCCAAGATGCCGCAGTCTCGCGGCCACACCCGGCTGATCGTTGGTGATTGGCAGGGCCACCATGGGAACGCCAGCGGCAAGGGTCTCCAGGGCGGTGTTCAAGCCTGCGTGGGTGATCACAAGCGAAGCACGTTTCAGCAAGGCAACTTGAGGCGCAAAGGGCACCACGATGGGATTGCCCGGCAGCGCGGGCATTTCAGTGCGAGCCTTTGATCCCAGCGCAATGACGAGTTGCGAGTCGAGCCCCTCGCATGCCTCTGCGATGCAGTGGAAAGTTTCATCCACACGATTCTGCAAGGTGCCGAGGCTCGCATAGATCAGCGGCCTGCCATCCAGCTTGTCCCAGGGAAAAGAGCCATCCGTTGAGCCGTTAGCCTCGTGACGATGCCAAGGACCCGTATAGTGGAAATTCGCAGGCATCTGACGGGGCAAATCAAACCAGGCCGGCTGCTGCGAGAGGTAGGTGAACTGCGGAAGCACGGCGACCTGAATGGGCATGGGTTTGAGCTTCCACCTACGGCGCTGGATATTCACGCTCGCATGGAAGTCGGCGCAAAGCAGGCTCATGGTTTTGTAGGTCAACCAGACACCGAATCGCTCCCTGGCGTTCCGCGGGGGCGCCCAATGCGTGGGAAAGGGAGGCACATTGGGATCCGGATGGATGGCCAGGGCATTGCACAAACCGATGGTGCGCACACCGGCATGTTCTCCAGCGGTGAGTGCGCCCGAGACAGTCTGATCGGCAAGAAGCAAATCGGTCTGGTGTTCGCGTAGCAGCGCGGGCAGTTCACGCATCCAGGCTGCTGAGGAAGCGCGGAACCAGGTCACCGTGTAGCGCAGCGCTTTGAAGCCTTGCAGCTTCCCAAGCTCCGCCGTTCGGCGTTTCACTTCACCAGCAGGGAAGCCGTCCTCACCCACGGGATGAAAAGCCAGCCCCGTGGCTTCCGCCTTCTCCTTGCCATCCAGGAAGGCGTAGACCGTCACGTCATGCCCACGCCGTGCCAGTTCCTTGCCCAAGGTGGTGGCGGGATTCATGTGACCCGGAATCGGTGGCACAGCGAGGGCGATGCGGCTCATGGCGGTAATCTACCGACATCCTGCCCACCACGCCTTAGATTTGGATTCAAATGTGGGACACACTCCCCCCGTTCGCATCTCATGGTGAAACCCGGCGCAACTCATGCTTGAATAGCATGCCTGCGCAACGCCATGAATATTCTCGTATCCGACTTCGACGGCACGCTCACGGAGCATGACTTCTTTGAGCTGGTGCGTCGACGCTGGCCGCTGCCGCCGGAGCAGGATCCGTGGAATCAATATTGGGCAGGTGAGATCACTCACTTCGAGGCACTGGCCCGCATTTTCGCTGGGATACGTTCGCGGCCTGGGGAGCTTGAAGCCATGGCGGAAGCCACCGGGCTGGACCCGAATGTGGGCAAAGCTGTGCAGAATCTCAAGGATGGCGGTTGGGAAGTGGTGATCGCCTCTGCCGGCTGCGGTTGGTATATTGAGCGTCTGCTGAAGAACGCAGGCGTGGCGGTCAAAGTGCACACGAATCCCGGCAGCATCGGCTCGCAGGGTGAATTGCTAATGACGCTACCCTACAAGGACAAATTCTTCAGCGACACCACAGGCGTAAACAAGCTCGCCGTGGTGCAGGATGCGATGGAGCGCGCGGAACGGGTCGCCTTTGTGGGTGATGGAAGGCCTGACCTCGAGCCGGCGCTGCTGGTGCCACCGCAATTGCGATTCGC
Protein-coding regions in this window:
- a CDS encoding LysR family transcriptional regulator, with translation MELYQLRTFLTVAEEGHLTRAAEKLFTSQPAVSAQIRALEDELGMKLFERSSRGMQLTQAGKTLCEQARRVVNAARDFKHSADGLRGAVSGELVLGLNNRPEILRLMEILQELTLRHADLSYELVNGSSGVIIQGLEEGSISIGFFEGQCESPKITYHELDTIELCLAAPAAWAEELTTPDWKALESKPWIFVSPMCSYFRTIQHICREQGLQIAPRFRVNEELTVLNLVAEGLGVTLLARRQIELHQFEGRVVPLPHFRAVVPLSLGYLTERANDPAIMAVRDTVLDVWGKPKENSDPAPYTSAKTVPSASPSRRSTSTSTTNSSNLRRQ
- a CDS encoding DUF2917 domain-containing protein is translated as MRASVWSDETTLDRETASPASKSSRSTNPSTSWKPTPKSPTVQLARGGTFSKPLEKGERVSVTVTAGHAWITMEGDAQDHVLTVHERHEFAGPGLLVIEGLEQGARIQL
- a CDS encoding glycosyltransferase, which encodes MSRIALAVPPIPGHMNPATTLGKELARRGHDVTVYAFLDGKEKAEATGLAFHPVGEDGFPAGEVKRRTAELGKLQGFKALRYTVTWFRASSAAWMRELPALLREHQTDLLLADQTVSGALTAGEHAGVRTIGLCNALAIHPDPNVPPFPTHWAPPRNARERFGVWLTYKTMSLLCADFHASVNIQRRRWKLKPMPIQVAVLPQFTYLSQQPAWFDLPRQMPANFHYTGPWHRHEANGSTDGSFPWDKLDGRPLIYASLGTLQNRVDETFHCIAEACEGLDSQLVIALGSKARTEMPALPGNPIVVPFAPQVALLKRASLVITHAGLNTALETLAAGVPMVALPITNDQPGVAARLRHLGVAKVIPIAALKAAHLRAAVQEMLANTEAKRRTQEFAQRIRETDGIAAAADLVEGQIKSGLSTAQGRSG
- a CDS encoding HAD-IB family phosphatase — its product is MNILVSDFDGTLTEHDFFELVRRRWPLPPEQDPWNQYWAGEITHFEALARIFAGIRSRPGELEAMAEATGLDPNVGKAVQNLKDGGWEVVIASAGCGWYIERLLKNAGVAVKVHTNPGSIGSQGELLMTLPYKDKFFSDTTGVNKLAVVQDAMERAERVAFVGDGRPDLEPALLVPPQLRFAHGWLAQELEARGESFQPFQHWSEIAEILTRC